In Eubalaena glacialis isolate mEubGla1 chromosome 12, mEubGla1.1.hap2.+ XY, whole genome shotgun sequence, a single window of DNA contains:
- the NUP43 gene encoding nucleoporin Nup43 gives MEEIYAKFVSQKISKTRWRPVPPGSLQTTETFATGSWDNEENYVSLWSIGDFGNLDSDGGFEGDHQLLCDIRHHGDVMDLQFFDQERIVAASSTGCVTVFLHHPNNQTLSVSQQWTAAHHHTGPGSPSCSSAPCTGVVCSNPEIVTVGEDGRINLFRADHKEAIRTIDNADSSTLHAVTFLRTPEILTVNSIGQLKIWDFRQQGNEPSQILSLTGDRVPLHCVDRHPNQQHVVATGGQDGMLSIWDVRQGTMPVSLLKAHEAEMWEVHFHPSNPDHLFTCSEDGSLWHWDASTDVPEKSSLFYQGGRNSTFLSHSISNQANVHHALISSWLITDPTKDRIEITSLLPNRTLSVNSLDVLGPCLVCGTDAEAIYVTRQLFS, from the exons ATGGAGGAAATTTATGCTAAGTTTGTgtcacagaaaatcagcaagaccCGCTGGCGACCGGTACCTCCGGGGAGCCTGCAGACCACGGAGACTTTCGCCACGGGCTCTTGGGACAATGAG GAAAATTATGTTTCACTGTGGTCTATTGGAGATTTTGGGAACTTGGACTCTGATGGAGGATTTGAAGGAGACCATCAGTTATTGTGTGATATCAGACACCATGGTGATGTAATGGATTTACAA TTTTTTGACCAGGAAAGAATTGTAGCTGCTTCATCAACAGGATGTGTAACAGTTTTCCTTCACCATCCGAATAACCAG ACTCTGTCCGTCAGCCAGCAGTGGACAGCAGCTCATCACCACACGGGTCCGGGCAGTCCTTCCTGCAGCAGTGCGCCATGCACAGGTGTTGTGTGCAGCAACCCAGAAATTGTCACAGTTGGAGAAGATGGTCGAATAAATCTCTTCAGAGCTGATCACAAGGAAGCTATAAGAACTATAG aCAATGCAGATAGCAGTACACTCCATGCTGTAACCTTCCTTCGAACTCCTGAGATTCTTACAGTAAATTCAATTGGACAGTTAAAAATATGGGATTTTAGACAACAGGGAAATGAGCCCTCTCAGATATTATCACT GACTGGTGACCGAGTGCCACTCCACTGTGTTGATAGACATCCCAACCAGCAGCATGTTGTAGCTACCGGTGGTCAGGATGGAATGTTAAGTATTTGGGATGTTAGACAAGGTACAATGCCCGTGTCTCTACTGAAGGCTCATGAAGCTGAAA TGTGGGAAGTTCACTTTCACCCATCCAACCCAGATCATCTATTTACTTGTTCTGAAGATGGATCTCTCTGGCATTGGGATGCCTCCACAGATGTACCTGAGAAATCATCACTCTTTTACCAAG ggGGAAGAAATAGTACTTTTTTGTCTCATAGCATTAGTAACCAAGCTAATGTTCATCACGCTCTTATAAGCTCCTGGCTCATCACTGATCCTACCAAAGACCGTATTGAAATCACAAGCTTGCTTCCCAACAGGACTTTGTCTGTGAACAGTTTGGATGTTTTAGGTCCTTGTCTTGTTTGTGGAACCGATGCAGAAGCAATTTATGTTACTAGACAACTTTTCTCATGA